The proteins below come from a single Blattabacterium cuenoti genomic window:
- the folB gene encoding dihydroneopterin aldolase has protein sequence MGKIILDDIKIFGYHGCLSEEKIIGSNFSIKLEIDLDFTNACIYDDLSETIDYTYLYKIVKEEMEIESKLIEHLAKRIITRIQKIEKIKKAKIKICKENPPLEGRVKQVCVILED, from the coding sequence ATGGGAAAAATTATATTAGATGATATAAAAATTTTTGGATATCATGGATGTTTATCAGAAGAAAAAATTATTGGATCTAATTTTTCTATAAAATTAGAAATTGATTTAGATTTTACAAATGCTTGTATATATGATGATTTATCCGAAACTATTGACTACACATATTTATATAAAATAGTCAAAGAAGAAATGGAAATAGAATCTAAACTAATAGAACATTTAGCTAAAAGAATAATCACTAGAATACAAAAAATAGAAAAAATAAAAAAAGCAAAAATAAAAATTTGTAAAGAAAATCCACCTTTAGAAGGTAGAGTAAAACAAGTTTGTGTTATATTAGAAGATTAA